Genomic DNA from Chloroflexota bacterium:
AAAGCCTGGGCCACGCCGATCGCGGCCCGGTAGCCCGATGATCGATCCGCTGGGCGTACGCGCATCAGCGCAAGCCGTCATGGCTCAAGCGCGGTACGTATCCATCGACGAAGGCAATCTCGCGCAGACCTGCGCGGCATTCGAAGCGCGCCTGCGCGTGCCTGAATGGAACACGCACTACCATTTCGGCGACGGCACAGCACGCACGGCCAACTACATCCTGCTGCTCGACGCGCTCAATTTTTCGTTCTGGGATGACCCGCGCTGGCGCATCACCTACCACGGCGAGCGGCTCGACGGCTACTGGGCGCTGGCGGCCGCGCTCAAGCGCGCCATCGAAGAGGGCGACGACATCACTGACGCGCGCCGCATGGCCGCAATGGACGAGACGGCGCTCGCCCACGTCCTACGCGGCGACCACCACATTCCGCTGTTCGCTGCCCGCCTCGCGCACATCCACGAGGTCGGCGACGGCCTGCTGGCGAAATACGATGGACAGGCCGCGCGTCTGATCGAGCGCTGCAGTTTCGACGCCGCCACCATTGCGGCGCAGGTCGTGGCCGACTTTCCGTCGTTCCGCGACGAAGCCGTCTATCACGGCCAGACGGTCAAGATATACAAGCGCGCTCAGATTTTCGCCGCCGACCTGTACGGCGCATATCACGGCGTCGGGTCGGGCGCGCTGCGCGGCATGGACGCGCTGACCTGCTTCGCCGACTACAAGCTGCCGCAGATTCTGCGCCGCTTCGGCATCATGCACTACACCGACGACCTGGCGCGTCGCGTCGATGCGCGCGTGGAACTCCCGCCCGGCAGCGACGAGGAGATTGAGATTCGAGCGGCGACCATCGTCGCTGTCGAGTGCATGCGCGAGATGCTGGCTGCGCGCGACCTGAAACTATCGAGCGTTGAGATCGACTGGGCGCTGTGGGATGCCGCCCAGGGCGCGCCGCCGGACGGCAAACCGTATCACCGCACGCGCACAATCTACTACTAACGCTATGTTCGAATTCGAAGTCCAGGCGCGCGATACAGCCTCCCGCGCGCGCAACGGCATCATCCGCACCGCGCACGGCAGCATCGAAACCCCGGTGTTCATGCCGGTCGGCACGCAGGCGACCGTCAAAGCGCTGTCGCCCGACGACCTGCGCGCGGTGGGCGCGCAGATCATCCTCGGCAACACCTATCACCTGTACCTGCGGCCCGGCGCTGACCTGATCGCCGCCTTTGGCGGCCTGCACAGCTTCATGAACTGGGATCGCCCGGTCATGACCGACAGCGGCGGGTTCCAGGTCTTCTCGCTCGGCTCGGCGCTGCGCGACGGTGTCGGCAAGATTGGCGATATATTTCCCGACGAGGACGCGCGTCGCTCGGAGCGAACTCCCGGCGAGGCGCTAACCAAAGTGGACGAAGAAGGCGTCACGTTCAAGTCGCACCTCGACGGCTCGCTCCACCGGCTCACGCCGGCCGTATCGATCAAGGTGCAGTCGCAGTTGGGCGCCGACTTCATCCTCGCGTTTGACGAGTGTACCTCGCCGCTCGATGACGGGGTCTACACCCGACGCGCGATGGAGCGCACGCACCGCTGGGCTGCGCGCTCGTGGGACGCATTCGTCCAGTTCCGGCGCGACTACCAGACGCTGTTCGGCATCGTGCAGGGCGGCGCCTACCGGCCGCTGCGCGAAGCGAGCGCAGCGTTCATCGCGTCGCTGCCATTCCGCGCTTACAGCATCGGCGGCTCGCTCGGCAAGTCAAAGCGCGACATGCACGAAATCCTGGATTGGACCATCCCGGGCCTGCCCGACGACCGGCCGCGCCACCTGCTGGGAATCGGGGAGATCGACGACATCTTCGAGGCGGTCGAGCGCGGCATCGATATGTTCGACTGCGTGCTGCCCACGCGCTGGGCGCGCAACGGGTCGCTGCTGATTCACCCACGTTCCAGCGGCGTTGGCCCGCAAGCCAACGTGGCGCGCCGCGGGCGGCTCAACCTGTATAACGCGCAATTTATGGCCGATCCGGGACCGATCGATCCGAACTGCGACTGCTACGCCTGCCGCAACTTCTCCCGCGCATACCTGTCACACCTGTTTCGCGCGAAGGAACTGCTGGTATACCGGCTGGCCTCGATTCACAATCTGGCGTTCATGGCCCGGCTGATGCGCGAGATCCGCGCAGCCATCGCCGCCGGAACATTCGCACAATTGAAAGCCGCCTATTTGTTGCCCGGCGGCAGCCTGCCCGTCTGACCATGGCCGCCGACCTCTTCACCCGCTATGTAACGCGCCATGAGCCGGACATCCGGCTGGCCGAGGCTGCGCTGCTGTATGCCACCGCGTTCTACCCGCAACTCAACCTGACACGCTACATCCTCTGGCTCGACGCGCAGGGCTACCGCGCGCGCGAGCGATTTGACCCCGGTTCGTCGCAGGCCATCGTCATCGCCGGCCTCAACGACTTGCTGTTCGACGAGCTTGGCTTCCACGGCAATGCCGAGCAGTATTACGACGAACGCAATTCCTACCTGAATGAGGTGATCGACCGGCGCACCGGCATACCGATCACACTCAGCCTCGTCTACATCGAGATCGGCCGGCGCGCGGGCTTGCAGGTGGACGGCATTGGTTTGCCGGGGCACTTTGTGGTCCGC
This window encodes:
- the tgt gene encoding tRNA guanosine(34) transglycosylase Tgt gives rise to the protein MFEFEVQARDTASRARNGIIRTAHGSIETPVFMPVGTQATVKALSPDDLRAVGAQIILGNTYHLYLRPGADLIAAFGGLHSFMNWDRPVMTDSGGFQVFSLGSALRDGVGKIGDIFPDEDARRSERTPGEALTKVDEEGVTFKSHLDGSLHRLTPAVSIKVQSQLGADFILAFDECTSPLDDGVYTRRAMERTHRWAARSWDAFVQFRRDYQTLFGIVQGGAYRPLREASAAFIASLPFRAYSIGGSLGKSKRDMHEILDWTIPGLPDDRPRHLLGIGEIDDIFEAVERGIDMFDCVLPTRWARNGSLLIHPRSSGVGPQANVARRGRLNLYNAQFMADPGPIDPNCDCYACRNFSRAYLSHLFRAKELLVYRLASIHNLAFMARLMREIRAAIAAGTFAQLKAAYLLPGGSLPV